A genome region from Streptomyces sp. NBC_01296 includes the following:
- a CDS encoding M1 family metallopeptidase has translation MSGQRTAASDPYFPDNGDSRYRVHRYELALEYRPGPNRLAGTARLSAIAGRAPLTEFQLNLAEFKIGRMLVNGRAPHYTHRGGKLRIRPAKPLPAGAAFTVEVHWAGNPKPVRSPWGGLGWEELSDGALVASQPVGAPSWYPCNDRPADKASYQISINTPSAYTVVAGGRLLTRTTRASTTTWVYEQSAPTSSYLVGLSIGVYQTVLLGDPGLGGVPQSAHVPAHLLPQFSRDFARQPAMMQLFEELFGPYPFGEYAVVIADEELDVPVEAQGLSLFGANHVDGGRGSERLVAHELAHQWFGNSVSIADWRHIWLNEGFAKYAEWLWSERSGGRTAHALAAAAHRLLASQPQDLRLVDPGRKLMFDDRLYQRGGLVVHAIRCALGDAAFFRMLRDWPTVHRHGVVTTAGFTQHVARYTGESLDDLFSAWLYEPALPPLPSPPARLTTPAKPAYPPTNGEPARRGRTSA, from the coding sequence ATGAGCGGCCAGAGAACAGCGGCATCGGACCCGTATTTCCCGGACAACGGAGACTCCCGTTACCGCGTGCACCGGTACGAACTCGCTCTGGAGTACCGTCCCGGCCCCAACCGGCTGGCCGGGACGGCCCGGCTCAGTGCGATCGCCGGACGGGCGCCGCTCACCGAGTTCCAACTGAACCTGGCCGAGTTCAAGATAGGCCGGATGCTGGTGAACGGCCGGGCGCCGCACTACACCCACCGGGGCGGGAAGCTGCGCATCCGGCCGGCCAAGCCGCTGCCCGCCGGCGCCGCCTTCACGGTGGAGGTGCACTGGGCGGGCAATCCGAAGCCGGTCCGCAGCCCCTGGGGCGGGCTCGGCTGGGAGGAGCTGAGCGACGGCGCGCTGGTCGCCAGCCAGCCGGTCGGCGCGCCCTCCTGGTACCCGTGCAACGACCGGCCCGCGGACAAGGCCTCGTACCAGATCTCGATCAACACCCCGTCCGCCTACACGGTGGTGGCCGGCGGGCGGCTGCTCACCCGGACCACCCGGGCCAGCACGACCACGTGGGTGTACGAGCAGTCCGCGCCGACCTCCAGCTACCTGGTCGGGCTGTCCATCGGCGTGTACCAGACGGTGCTGCTCGGCGACCCCGGGCTCGGCGGTGTTCCGCAGAGCGCCCACGTGCCGGCGCACCTGCTGCCGCAGTTCTCCCGCGACTTCGCCCGGCAGCCCGCCATGATGCAGCTGTTCGAGGAACTGTTCGGGCCCTACCCCTTCGGCGAGTACGCGGTGGTCATCGCCGACGAGGAACTCGACGTGCCGGTGGAAGCCCAGGGACTGTCCCTGTTCGGCGCCAACCACGTGGACGGCGGCCGCGGTTCGGAGCGCCTCGTCGCCCACGAGCTCGCGCACCAGTGGTTCGGCAACAGCGTGAGCATCGCCGACTGGCGGCACATCTGGCTGAACGAGGGCTTCGCGAAGTACGCCGAGTGGCTCTGGTCGGAGCGCTCCGGCGGCCGCACCGCGCATGCGCTGGCGGCCGCCGCGCACCGGCTGCTGGCCTCGCAGCCGCAGGACCTGCGGCTGGTCGACCCCGGCCGCAAGCTGATGTTCGACGACCGTCTGTACCAGCGCGGCGGTCTGGTCGTGCACGCGATCCGCTGCGCCCTGGGCGACGCCGCGTTCTTCCGCATGCTGCGCGACTGGCCCACCGTGCACCGCCACGGTGTGGTGACCACCGCGGGCTTCACCCAGCACGTGGCCCGCTATACGGGCGAGTCGCTGGACGACCTGTTCTCGGCCTGGCTGTACGAGCCGGCCCTCCCGCCGCTGCCCTCGCCGCCCGCGCGGCTGACGACACCGGCGAAGCCCGCGTACCCGCCCACGAACGGCGAGCCCGCGCGCCGCGGACGGACCTCCGCCTGA
- a CDS encoding class I SAM-dependent methyltransferase has protein sequence MPPVDTSTAQWLGEAPTPLNPDTAFNGFICAHVLHALERLGLLRTLQDDGSADVAPFCRENGLDEAVFRSLIRAAESFGYLEVHGDRVRATRTGEEARQKLGFFTWGVGGYHDVFANAAAVARGDRRFGVDLHRDEGMVALGSAQADTALMRHILDEEISRLDFTTLVDLGAGVSERVSRLVQARPGSRGLGIDISKSATELGADTVDRYGLKGTVEPVCADVLDILFNGQRIDGADEADVVMSFMFLHDLLVDPTRRDEVIPRLRASFPKANTFLLGDTTVRPRGGESTLPVFSSGFELAHALMGVPIYTLEQYQELFDKGGMHLRRAVPFGAPHTYLFVLEAA, from the coding sequence ATGCCGCCGGTAGACACATCGACCGCACAATGGCTAGGCGAGGCGCCGACGCCACTGAACCCCGACACCGCCTTCAACGGCTTCATCTGCGCGCACGTGCTGCACGCGCTGGAGCGCCTTGGGCTGCTGCGCACACTGCAGGACGACGGCTCCGCCGACGTGGCCCCGTTCTGCCGGGAGAACGGCCTGGACGAGGCCGTCTTCCGCTCCCTGATCCGCGCCGCGGAGTCCTTCGGATACCTGGAGGTGCACGGCGACCGCGTCCGGGCGACCCGGACCGGTGAGGAGGCCCGCCAGAAGCTGGGCTTCTTCACCTGGGGCGTCGGCGGTTACCACGACGTCTTCGCGAACGCCGCCGCCGTCGCCCGCGGGGACCGCCGCTTCGGCGTCGACCTCCACCGCGACGAGGGGATGGTGGCCCTCGGCTCGGCGCAGGCGGACACCGCCCTCATGCGGCACATCCTGGACGAGGAGATCTCCAGGCTCGACTTCACGACGCTCGTCGACCTCGGCGCCGGCGTCAGCGAGCGGGTCTCCCGGCTGGTCCAGGCCCGCCCCGGAAGCCGCGGACTCGGTATCGACATCAGCAAGTCCGCCACCGAGCTCGGGGCCGACACCGTCGACCGGTACGGCCTCAAGGGCACCGTCGAGCCCGTGTGCGCGGACGTACTCGACATCCTGTTCAACGGGCAGCGGATCGACGGCGCCGACGAAGCCGACGTCGTGATGAGCTTCATGTTCCTGCACGACCTGCTGGTCGACCCGACCCGCCGCGACGAGGTGATTCCCCGGCTGCGTGCGTCCTTCCCCAAGGCCAACACGTTCCTGCTCGGCGACACCACGGTGCGCCCGCGGGGCGGGGAGAGCACCCTGCCTGTGTTCTCCAGCGGCTTCGAACTGGCCCACGCACTGATGGGCGTCCCCATCTACACGCTCGAGCAGTACCAGGAACTCTTCGACAAGGGAGGCATGCATCTCCGACGCGCGGTGCCCTTCGGTGCGCCGCACACCTATCTCTTCGTGCTGGAGGCAGCGTGA
- a CDS encoding pyridoxal phosphate-dependent aminotransferase yields the protein MSAPARPEPKVYNTSVPDADTMVRLHLSESPYGASPAAVTAAAGALERVNRYPAPQREALVKALAVHWGVSEDQIAVANGSDELVLATALTLGDLSRPGLVAAGTFPGYPESLERTGRGSVALPLRDGALDVKEFANALPEHGIGYVCNPHNPSGTALPEEAYATLIDAAQAGGVPLVFDEAYQEFSDQGLPQTRDFLDRDAPVVALRTFSKAYGLAALRIGYAVGRADLIAEIRRTLNVLPFSVNRVAQAGALAALADQQFLGEVREGTAQRRAWFTAELERRGYRYLPSVTNFVAVRVDASREAQDALAKEFGILVRDTGLFGFPGHLRVSLGTEEELRSFLDALDQLNARK from the coding sequence GTGAGTGCGCCCGCGCGGCCGGAGCCGAAGGTCTACAACACCAGCGTGCCGGATGCGGACACGATGGTGCGGCTGCACCTGAGCGAGAGCCCCTACGGGGCGAGCCCGGCGGCCGTCACCGCGGCGGCCGGAGCACTGGAACGGGTCAACCGCTATCCCGCACCGCAGCGGGAGGCCCTTGTCAAGGCCCTCGCCGTGCACTGGGGCGTGTCGGAGGACCAGATCGCCGTGGCCAACGGCAGCGACGAGCTGGTGCTGGCGACCGCGTTGACGCTCGGTGACCTCTCGCGGCCCGGTCTGGTCGCGGCCGGCACGTTCCCCGGCTACCCGGAATCCCTGGAACGCACCGGCCGGGGGTCCGTGGCCCTCCCCTTGCGGGACGGCGCCCTCGACGTCAAGGAGTTCGCGAACGCCCTGCCGGAGCACGGCATCGGATACGTGTGCAATCCACACAACCCGTCCGGAACCGCACTTCCGGAGGAGGCGTACGCCACTCTGATCGACGCGGCGCAGGCCGGCGGGGTACCTCTGGTCTTCGACGAGGCGTACCAGGAGTTCAGCGATCAGGGCCTGCCCCAGACGAGGGACTTCCTCGACCGGGACGCCCCGGTGGTGGCGCTGCGCACCTTCTCCAAGGCGTACGGGCTGGCGGCCCTGCGGATCGGCTATGCCGTCGGCCGGGCCGATCTCATCGCCGAAATCCGCCGGACCCTGAACGTCCTTCCGTTCAGCGTCAACCGGGTCGCACAGGCCGGAGCACTGGCCGCGCTCGCCGACCAGCAGTTCCTCGGCGAGGTCCGCGAGGGCACCGCGCAGCGGCGGGCGTGGTTCACCGCGGAGCTGGAGCGGCGCGGGTACCGGTACCTCCCGTCGGTGACGAACTTCGTCGCCGTCCGGGTCGACGCCTCTCGGGAGGCCCAGGACGCCCTCGCCAAGGAGTTCGGGATTCTCGTACGGGACACCGGCCTGTTCGGATTTCCCGGCCACCTGCGCGTATCGCTCGGCACCGAGGAGGAGTTGCGCAGCTTCCTCGACGCACTCGACCAGCTCAACGCCCGCAAGTAA
- a CDS encoding Pls/PosA family non-ribosomal peptide synthetase, whose protein sequence is MAATPERGEMTLLDDGDLHDESGKSARFCAGPAAPTRTLVDIFEASVRACPDELALDDGTTRLTYRALAVEVERRRRALEAAGVGLGDRVGVRVPSGTNELYSAILAVLAAGAAYVPVDAEDPDERAELVFGEAGVRAVLGAGGRIDATGLADAAVSAARPGPEHDAWIIFTSGSTGKPKGVAVSHRSAAAFVDAEAALFLTDEPIGPGDRVMAGLSVAFDASCEEMWLAWRYGACLVPVPRSQVRSGADLGPWLVEQEITVVSTVPTLAALWEPETLNEVRLLIFGGEACPPELTQRLVTEGREVWNTYGPTEATVVACASLLTGEEPIRIGLPLNGWELAVVDESGEPVPMGGSGQLVIGGVGLARYLDPEKDAEKYAPLQSLGWERAYRSGDLVRAEPEGLVFLGRGDEQIKLGGRRIELGEVDAALQALPGVAGAAAAVRTARSGNQLLVGYLVAQEGWDHAAAVERLRAELPAALVPLLAPVDELPTRTSGKVDRDALPWPLPELETTGPAEHLYGTEAWLAEQWSETLGVAVTSAADDFFAIGGSSLAAAQLTTRLRTRYPRAAVLDIYQQPVLRKLARRLEKSVRDDDAARTVAPVPLRSKVVQSLLLLPLFTLVGLRWSVALLALGNALHWFGAYPWAPTASWWFVVPGAALLFSPPGRLAIAAGGARLLLRGVKAGRHPRGGSVHLRLWTAERLAEYVGATSLTGSWLERYARALGAKVGPEVDLHSLPPVTGMLKLGRGCAVESEVDLCGHWLDGDRLEIGPVKVGAGAVVGTRSLLFPGARVGKRAEVAPGSAVVGQIPTGQRWAGAPAVKLGRAKRNWPKERPPRGLPWRAAYGAAGFGLTALPVLSTLPALLVVSRFVPADAGLVEALRGALLAVVPGALAYGFTYALLLLVSVRLLSLGLRTGTHPTHSRVGWQAWTVTQLMDLSRETLFPLYAGLITPVWLRLLGMKIGRGAEVSTVLALPSLTTVGEGAFLADDTLTAPYELGGGWMRIGHSEIGRRAFLGNSGMTAPGRSVPDDGLVGVLSATPKKAKKGSSYLGLPPVRLPRSAADADQSRTYDPPARLLWARGLVELCRLVPVFCSAALAVLTVAALCALSTASGLGTGEAALLSGAVLLTAGLAAGAVSVAAKWLLVGRHRAGEHPLWSSFVWRNELADTFVEVLAVPWLAGAVPGTPLLNLWLRGLGARIGRGVWCESYWLPETDLVVLGDAVSVNRGCVLQTHLFHDRILRTDTVVLREGATLGPGGIVLPGSTVGAHSTLGPASLVMAGESVPADTRWLGNPIEAWRT, encoded by the coding sequence ATGGCAGCCACACCTGAGCGCGGTGAGATGACCCTGCTCGACGACGGGGACCTGCACGACGAGTCCGGCAAATCCGCCCGGTTCTGCGCCGGACCCGCCGCCCCGACGCGCACCCTCGTGGACATCTTCGAGGCCTCCGTACGAGCCTGCCCCGACGAGCTCGCCCTGGACGACGGCACCACCCGGCTGACCTACCGGGCGCTGGCCGTCGAGGTCGAACGCCGCAGGCGCGCCCTCGAGGCCGCCGGCGTGGGCCTCGGCGACCGGGTGGGCGTACGCGTGCCCTCCGGGACCAACGAGCTGTACTCGGCCATCCTCGCCGTGCTCGCCGCCGGCGCGGCCTACGTGCCGGTCGATGCCGAGGACCCGGACGAGCGGGCCGAGCTGGTCTTCGGCGAGGCCGGGGTGCGGGCGGTGCTCGGCGCCGGAGGGCGCATCGACGCCACCGGCCTCGCGGACGCCGCCGTGTCCGCCGCGCGGCCCGGCCCCGAGCACGATGCGTGGATCATCTTCACCTCCGGCTCCACCGGCAAGCCCAAGGGCGTCGCCGTCAGCCACCGCAGCGCCGCCGCGTTCGTGGACGCCGAGGCCGCGCTGTTCCTCACCGACGAGCCGATCGGCCCCGGCGACCGGGTCATGGCCGGCCTGTCCGTCGCCTTCGACGCCTCCTGCGAGGAGATGTGGCTGGCCTGGCGCTACGGCGCCTGCCTCGTACCCGTCCCGCGCTCCCAGGTGCGCAGCGGCGCCGACCTCGGCCCCTGGCTGGTGGAGCAGGAGATCACCGTGGTCTCCACCGTGCCGACCCTGGCCGCGCTGTGGGAGCCGGAGACCCTCAACGAGGTCCGGCTGCTGATCTTCGGCGGCGAGGCCTGCCCGCCCGAGCTGACCCAGCGCCTGGTCACCGAGGGCCGCGAGGTCTGGAACACGTACGGCCCCACCGAGGCCACCGTCGTCGCCTGCGCCTCGCTCCTGACCGGGGAGGAGCCGATCCGGATCGGCCTCCCGCTGAACGGCTGGGAACTGGCCGTGGTCGACGAGTCCGGCGAGCCGGTGCCGATGGGCGGCAGCGGCCAGCTCGTGATCGGCGGCGTCGGCCTGGCCCGCTACCTCGACCCCGAGAAGGACGCGGAGAAGTACGCCCCGCTGCAATCCCTCGGCTGGGAGCGCGCCTACCGCAGCGGCGACCTGGTGCGCGCGGAACCCGAGGGCCTGGTCTTCCTCGGCCGCGGCGACGAGCAGATCAAGCTCGGCGGCCGCCGGATCGAGCTGGGCGAGGTGGACGCCGCGCTCCAGGCCCTGCCGGGCGTCGCCGGAGCGGCCGCGGCCGTCCGTACGGCGCGCAGCGGCAACCAGCTGCTCGTCGGCTACCTGGTCGCCCAGGAGGGCTGGGACCACGCGGCGGCCGTCGAGCGCCTGCGCGCCGAGCTGCCCGCAGCCCTCGTACCCCTGCTCGCACCGGTCGACGAGCTGCCCACCCGCACCTCCGGCAAGGTGGACCGCGACGCGCTGCCCTGGCCGCTGCCCGAGCTGGAGACCACGGGCCCGGCGGAGCACCTGTACGGCACCGAGGCCTGGCTCGCCGAGCAGTGGAGCGAGACCCTCGGCGTGGCCGTCACGAGCGCCGCCGACGACTTCTTCGCGATCGGCGGCAGCAGCCTCGCCGCCGCGCAGCTCACCACCCGGCTGCGCACCCGCTACCCGCGGGCGGCCGTCCTCGACATCTACCAGCAGCCCGTCCTGCGCAAGCTGGCCCGGCGGCTGGAGAAGTCCGTACGGGACGACGACGCGGCCCGGACCGTCGCGCCCGTTCCGCTGCGGTCCAAGGTGGTGCAGTCGCTCCTGCTGCTGCCGCTGTTCACCCTGGTCGGTCTGCGCTGGAGCGTGGCGCTGCTGGCGCTGGGCAACGCACTGCACTGGTTCGGGGCGTATCCGTGGGCGCCGACCGCCTCGTGGTGGTTCGTCGTCCCCGGTGCGGCGCTGCTCTTCAGCCCGCCAGGCCGGCTCGCGATCGCGGCCGGCGGCGCGCGGCTGCTGCTGCGCGGGGTGAAGGCGGGGCGCCACCCGCGCGGTGGAAGCGTGCACCTGAGGCTGTGGACGGCCGAGCGGCTGGCCGAGTACGTCGGCGCGACCTCGCTCACCGGCTCCTGGCTGGAGCGGTACGCGCGGGCGCTCGGCGCCAAGGTCGGCCCCGAGGTGGACCTGCACTCGCTGCCGCCCGTGACGGGCATGCTCAAGCTCGGCCGCGGCTGCGCCGTGGAGTCCGAGGTGGACCTGTGCGGGCACTGGCTGGACGGCGACCGGCTGGAGATCGGCCCGGTCAAGGTCGGCGCGGGTGCGGTGGTCGGCACCCGCAGCTTGCTGTTCCCCGGTGCGCGGGTCGGCAAGCGGGCCGAGGTGGCCCCCGGCTCCGCCGTGGTCGGGCAGATTCCGACCGGGCAGCGCTGGGCCGGCGCGCCCGCCGTGAAGCTCGGCAGGGCCAAGCGGAACTGGCCCAAGGAGCGCCCGCCGCGCGGGCTCCCCTGGCGGGCCGCCTACGGGGCGGCGGGCTTCGGCCTCACGGCCCTTCCCGTGCTCTCCACCCTGCCCGCGCTGCTCGTGGTGAGCCGGTTCGTGCCCGCCGACGCCGGGCTGGTGGAGGCACTGCGCGGAGCCCTGCTCGCCGTGGTGCCCGGGGCGCTCGCGTACGGGTTCACGTACGCGCTGCTCCTGCTGGTCTCCGTACGCCTGCTCAGCCTCGGGCTGCGCACCGGGACCCATCCGACGCACAGCCGGGTCGGCTGGCAGGCCTGGACCGTCACGCAGCTCATGGACCTGTCCCGGGAGACGCTCTTCCCGCTGTACGCCGGGCTGATCACCCCGGTGTGGCTGCGGCTGCTCGGCATGAAGATCGGCCGGGGCGCGGAGGTGTCCACCGTGCTCGCGCTGCCGAGCCTCACCACGGTCGGCGAAGGCGCGTTCCTCGCCGACGACACCCTGACCGCGCCCTACGAGCTGGGCGGCGGCTGGATGCGGATCGGCCACTCCGAGATCGGCCGCCGGGCGTTCCTCGGCAACTCCGGCATGACCGCGCCGGGCCGCAGCGTGCCGGACGACGGGCTGGTCGGCGTGCTGTCGGCGACCCCGAAGAAGGCCAAGAAGGGCAGTTCGTACCTGGGCCTGCCGCCCGTGCGGCTGCCGCGGTCCGCCGCCGACGCCGACCAGAGCCGGACGTACGACCCGCCCGCGCGGCTGCTGTGGGCGCGCGGACTGGTGGAGCTGTGCCGACTCGTCCCGGTGTTCTGCTCGGCCGCGCTGGCCGTCCTGACCGTGGCGGCGCTCTGCGCGCTCAGCACGGCGAGCGGGCTCGGCACCGGGGAGGCCGCGCTGCTGTCCGGAGCGGTCCTGCTGACCGCCGGTCTGGCCGCGGGCGCAGTGTCCGTGGCCGCGAAGTGGCTGCTGGTGGGCCGGCACCGGGCGGGCGAGCACCCGCTGTGGAGCAGCTTCGTGTGGCGCAACGAGCTGGCCGACACCTTCGTCGAGGTGCTGGCCGTGCCGTGGCTGGCCGGAGCGGTTCCCGGTACGCCGCTGCTGAACCTGTGGCTGCGCGGGCTCGGGGCGCGGATCGGCCGGGGCGTGTGGTGCGAGAGCTACTGGCTGCCCGAGACGGACCTGGTGGTGCTGGGCGATGCGGTCAGCGTGAACCGCGGCTGCGTGTTGCAGACGCACCTCTTCCACGACCGGATCTTGAGGACGGATACTGTGGTCCTCCGTGAGGGTGCCACCCTGGGCCCGGGCGGAATCGTCCTGCCCGGAAGCACGGTCGGGGCTCACAGCACACTGGGTCCGGCCTCTCTCGTGATGGCCGGGGAATCCGTCCCCGCCGACACGCGTTGGCTGGGCAACCCGATCGAGGCATGGCGGACCTGA
- a CDS encoding VOC family protein — MVKAIPDGYAELTAYLSVDGASEAIAFYTEAFGAKELARSTAPNGKIMHAQIQIGGTIVMLSDELREAGLLGPHSVGGTPVTLYLFVEDVDATFARALRAGAKQQREVQDHFFGDRAGQVLDPFGHRWTIATHIEDVSPDEFEQRAAAHMRKAAG; from the coding sequence ATGGTCAAAGCAATCCCGGACGGGTACGCGGAGCTGACGGCGTACCTGTCCGTCGACGGGGCGAGCGAGGCGATCGCCTTCTACACCGAAGCCTTCGGTGCGAAGGAGCTGGCCCGTTCCACCGCTCCCAACGGCAAGATCATGCACGCCCAGATCCAGATCGGCGGCACGATCGTGATGCTGTCCGACGAGCTGCGGGAAGCCGGCCTGCTCGGCCCCCACTCCGTCGGCGGTACCCCGGTCACGCTGTACCTGTTCGTCGAGGACGTCGACGCCACCTTCGCCCGCGCCCTGCGGGCCGGGGCGAAGCAGCAGCGAGAGGTCCAGGACCACTTCTTCGGCGACCGGGCGGGGCAGGTACTCGACCCGTTCGGCCACCGGTGGACGATAGCCACCCACATCGAGGACGTGTCCCCGGACGAGTTCGAGCAGCGCGCCGCGGCGCACATGCGCAAGGCAGCCGGCTGA
- a CDS encoding cupin domain-containing protein, translating to MSRTATPEIVSALPIPLAVAGHHQPAPFYLTADMFGGMPVQIAGGELSTLVDKPVAAPHTHEVDEIYFLVSPLPGQARIEVHLDGVLHELTSPAVMRIPAGSEHCFVTKEAAVGSYCFGILLGSQL from the coding sequence GTGAGCCGCACGGCCACCCCCGAAATCGTCTCCGCCCTTCCCATTCCGCTCGCGGTGGCGGGGCACCACCAGCCCGCGCCCTTCTACCTCACGGCGGACATGTTCGGCGGCATGCCGGTGCAGATCGCGGGCGGTGAGCTCAGCACGCTCGTGGACAAGCCGGTGGCCGCACCGCACACCCACGAGGTCGACGAGATCTACTTCCTCGTCTCGCCGCTCCCCGGCCAGGCGCGCATCGAGGTCCATCTCGACGGGGTCCTTCACGAACTGACCTCGCCGGCAGTGATGCGCATCCCGGCGGGCAGCGAGCACTGCTTCGTCACCAAGGAGGCGGCGGTGGGGAGTTACTGCTTCGGGATCCTGTTGGGATCCCAGCTGTGA
- a CDS encoding NAD(P)/FAD-dependent oxidoreductase, giving the protein MSEQKNTAEMLVIGGGVIGTSIAYHAAKAGIDVVLVEKNQFGAATTSQTARAFRTYFPRKPHDSEMATRSLAEYKQFSAAMGVDVGLQNLGLLTVLTSPQQAAELEADLADHREAGATVEMLTAAQAVELNPWLDPDTIEAAVWNPDTYRIKPELIVQGYAEGARQHGARLFSNVAVTGLDGESGVVNTTAGDFTADAIVIAAGPWSGDVAKLTGLDLPVWGQFAELLHTDAIRTDRDVHNSPFTFHPVSGLKTMGMGKAFLVGLERISKQDGLRDIWYQAAVDELPKWYPQLEGVKLYSAWTGSLDVTPTKSAIIGKGTGQHERILYAAGFTGHGLAQAPLAGQIIRDLYQGRPPGVDLTPYSLGVNLARLEAF; this is encoded by the coding sequence ATGTCTGAGCAGAAGAACACGGCGGAAATGCTGGTCATCGGCGGAGGGGTGATCGGCACTTCCATCGCCTACCACGCGGCCAAGGCGGGCATCGACGTCGTCCTCGTGGAAAAGAACCAGTTCGGTGCCGCGACCACGTCCCAGACCGCGCGCGCATTCCGTACCTATTTCCCCCGCAAGCCGCACGACTCCGAGATGGCGACGCGCAGCCTCGCCGAGTACAAGCAGTTCTCCGCGGCCATGGGCGTCGACGTCGGGCTGCAGAACCTCGGGCTGCTGACGGTGCTGACCAGCCCGCAGCAGGCGGCCGAGCTCGAGGCGGACCTCGCGGACCACCGCGAGGCCGGAGCGACGGTGGAAATGCTCACCGCCGCCCAGGCGGTCGAGCTCAACCCCTGGCTGGACCCCGACACCATCGAGGCCGCGGTCTGGAACCCGGACACCTACCGCATCAAGCCCGAGCTGATCGTCCAGGGGTACGCCGAGGGCGCCAGGCAGCACGGCGCCCGGCTGTTCTCCAACGTCGCCGTGACCGGCCTGGACGGCGAGAGCGGCGTGGTCAACACGACGGCGGGTGACTTCACCGCGGACGCGATCGTCATCGCGGCCGGACCGTGGAGCGGCGACGTCGCCAAGCTGACCGGCCTGGACCTGCCGGTGTGGGGGCAGTTCGCCGAACTGCTGCACACCGACGCGATCCGCACCGACCGCGACGTGCACAACTCCCCGTTCACCTTCCACCCCGTGTCCGGGCTGAAGACGATGGGCATGGGCAAGGCCTTCCTCGTCGGCCTGGAGCGCATCTCCAAGCAGGACGGGCTGCGGGACATCTGGTACCAGGCGGCCGTCGACGAGCTGCCGAAGTGGTACCCGCAGCTGGAGGGCGTCAAGCTCTACAGCGCGTGGACCGGAAGCCTGGACGTCACGCCTACGAAGTCGGCCATCATCGGCAAGGGCACTGGTCAGCATGAGCGGATCCTCTACGCCGCCGGCTTCACCGGTCACGGACTGGCGCAGGCGCCCCTCGCCGGCCAGATCATCCGCGACCTCTACCAGGGCCGGCCGCCGGGCGTCGACCTCACCCCGTACTCGCTGGGCGTCAACCTGGCCCGGCTCGAGGCCTTCTGA
- a CDS encoding sigma-70 family RNA polymerase sigma factor, protein MTPALHPRPTAAETATAPARRTGGADEPTTLLALAARDGDPDAVDRFVRALQRDVRRYVAYLSADPQAADDLTQETFLRALGSLHRFEGRSSARTWLLSIARRTVIDSLRHKAARPRISDRDDWQTAAERTQPRGLPGFEDGIALADLLGTIPAERRDVFVLTQILGLPYAEAATALGCPIGTIRSRVARARTSLMELLADAETPALAATAA, encoded by the coding sequence ATGACCCCTGCCCTGCATCCCCGTCCGACCGCCGCCGAGACGGCGACGGCGCCCGCCCGCCGCACGGGCGGTGCGGACGAGCCGACCACCCTGCTGGCGCTCGCCGCGCGCGACGGCGACCCCGACGCGGTGGACCGCTTCGTGCGCGCCCTGCAGCGCGACGTCCGGCGCTACGTGGCGTACCTCAGCGCCGACCCGCAGGCGGCGGACGACCTGACGCAGGAGACGTTCCTGCGCGCCCTCGGCAGCCTGCACCGCTTCGAGGGCCGCTCCTCCGCCCGCACCTGGCTGTTGTCCATCGCCCGGCGCACCGTCATCGACAGCCTCCGCCACAAGGCGGCCCGTCCCAGGATCTCGGACCGGGACGACTGGCAGACCGCCGCCGAACGGACGCAGCCCCGCGGCCTGCCCGGGTTCGAGGACGGGATCGCCCTCGCCGATCTGCTGGGCACGATCCCCGCCGAACGCCGTGACGTCTTCGTCCTCACGCAGATCCTGGGGCTCCCCTACGCCGAGGCGGCGACCGCCCTCGGCTGCCCGATCGGCACGATCCGCTCCCGGGTGGCCCGCGCCCGTACGTCGCTCATGGAGCTCCTCGCGGACGCCGAAACACCGGCCCTGGCGGCCACGGCCGCCTGA